AGATTTATTTATAAGCATGTACAACAAGAAATGTTCAGTCTTTAAGTTTTGCACTCTGTACAAAAAAGAAAGTTCCTGTCTTTTCCCCCGTTGTGCATTCTATTGCATGTAGTTATGAGAAGAGGGGTGGCTATGGGGATTGGGACTTGCCTGGGGGgtggtgtggtgggggggggcttTAAATCTGAGTCTCCTGAACCTTCTCCTTGGTGTGAGTTTTTATGACAAAGGGCTCAGGGAGGTTTGTGATGGCGCTGGGCAAGGTTCGAGGGAGAGAGTTCCCAACGTTGTTCTCTGTCCATTTAGCCCCATGTCCTGCTGGCTTGTACGTGTTGTATTTGGGCTTGAGGGTGCGGTAGTCCACCTTGTGATGGTCTGCTTTGTGGGGACTGGAATCCATTTTGGGTTTCTGGTTGCCATAATCCTGTTTATGGGGGCTGTTGTAGCCTGATTTGAAGACGATGTAGTCCGGCGCGGCCTTGGGGGTGTGTTCTGATTTGGGTTTGTATTGACTGTTGTCCGGTTTGGATTTGTGTGTAATGTACTCCGGTTTGGATTTGGACTGAGTGCTGTAGTCAGGTTTGTAAGGGCTGTAGTCTGGTTTAGGTCGTGGGTGAGTGCTGTAGTCAGGTTTGAATGGGCTATAGTCCGGTTTGGGTTTTGGATGAGTGCCATAATCCGGTTTGAAGGGGCTATAATCTGCTTTAGGTGTTCTCGGGTGAGTACTGCTGCTATAATCCGGTTTAAATGGGCTATAATCTGCTTTAGGTGTTCTCGGGTGAGTACTGTAGTCAGGTTTGAAGGGGCTATAGTCCGCTTTAGGCTGCTTGTGAGTGCTATATTCAGGTCTGAACGGGCTATAGTCAGCCTTTGGTCTATGAAGGCTAAAATCTGGTGTAGATTTGTGGGTGCTATATTCCACTGTAGATTTGTGGGTAGTGTAGTCCACGGTTGGTTTATAGGTGGTGTACTCAGCCTTGGGCTTGTGtataatgtagtctggtttgGGCATGTGGATTGTGTAGTCCCCCTTGTAGTCGGCTTTGGGTTTGGGGAAGCCATAGTCTGTTTTGTGGCTGATATAATCCAGTTTTTGGATGCTGTTGTGGTCTCGTATCTCGGGCAGCGTGTGGTCTCGTATCTCGGGCAGCGTGTGGTCTCGGATCTGGTTGGCAGCAGAAGCAGGCGGTGGCAGGTCCTCCTCGTCCACCTGGATGATTTCTACCGTACGGGCGGCTGCCACCGTGCTCCGCTGCTGGTGGCGCTTCCTCAGCTTGTAGAAGGCGATGAGCATGACGGCAGCCAGCAGCGTGACGGCTACGAAGCAGCCGATGATGATCTTGGTGGTTTTCATCATCTCATCCAGGCTGGGGACTGTGTCGGGTGGCTTGACCGTGGCAGACTTGGAGGCAGGAACGGCGGACGGTCGGGCGCCTGGCTGACCCTCGGTGTTCTGGAGCAGAACGGTGGGAGTAGAGATGAAGACGGGCTGAAAGAGGGAGGGcgaggcggtggtggtggtgccaGCGCCCACCGCACCTCCCCCTGCTTCTCCTCCAGCCCCCCTACCAGTGTTAGGGGAGCTCGTTGTGGGCTTGGGCATCTCCGTGGTGGGTCCCGGCACTTCCACGGTCACCGTGGTGAAGTAGCTGAGGTTGGACGTGTTGAGTTCAGCCGCGCTCACGTTGAGGTAGGCCGAGGCGTTTGAGTTGCCGGCCGCGTTGGACACCATGCAGGTGTAGGTGCCTGTGTCAGCCGCAAGGACATTGGAGAAGTTGAGAGTGCCATCGTTGAGCACGGCGATCCGCTGGTGGGCCGAGGCGTGCGTCAGGACAGTCCCATTGGGCAGCAGCCACCGAACCGAGGACATTGGCGCAGTCCGGCAACGGAGCTCCGCTACGCGCTCTGCCGAAATATTCAAGTCTCTTGGCGCGTCGCCTATGAAGGGGGCAGAGCACTGCAGCACGCCGGTCTCCCCCCGGTCCACCTCCACCAGCTGGCGGCCCCGCATGTGGGCCGGCGCGTGGCATCGGCCACAGCAGGTAGAATTGGTAGGGATGTACTCTCGCAGCCATCGCGCCAGCCACAGGGCTTCACAGCCACAGTTCCAGGGGTTGTGGTGGAGGTGCAGCTCCACCAGGTACCTGAGGGGGGAGAATAGGTCGTGCGGCAGGGCGCTCAGGTTGTTGTGGGCTAGGTTGAGCTCCACCAGCGAGCTCAGGTCGTCAAAGGCGTTGCGCTCGATCACCCCAATCTGCGAATTCATCACCCACAGCTTCTTGAGTGAGCGCAGGCCCCGGAAGGAGCCTGGCTTTATTTCGGAGAAGAGGTTCTCCGAGATCTCCAGCTCCTCCAGGCCCAGCAGGGGGCTCAGATTGGGCATCTCCCCCCGGATGTTGCACATGCCCAGGTTGAGGTACTTGAGGTTGTGCAGGCCCTCAAAGGCGCCATCGGAGATGAAATCCAGTTTGCGCAGCTCGCCCAAGTCCAAACGCATGAGCGAGGGCACTCGGTTGAAGGCATACGAAGGGATGCTCTCGATGGGGTTATTCCTCAGCCATAATTCCCTTAGCTTGGACAGGTACTCGAAGGCACCACTGGGCACCCCAGTTAGCCGGTTGTCAAATAGCTCCAGCGTGTTTAAGCTGGTGAGGCCATTGAAGGCGCCCACCTCGATCTGCCGGATGGCGTTGCGGCCCAGCTGCAGAACCTCAAGGTGGTGCAGGTGTCGGAAGGTGTCGGCCTGCACCTCTCCAATGGCATTCTCCATCAGGTTGAGGTGGCGCGTGTTGGCGGGGATGCCCGGGGGCACGCGAGTGAGGCCACGCCGAGTGCACACCACCTTGCTCAGCTGGCTACTACACGAGCACTGCGGTGGGCAGCCCTGAGGGCCTGGCGCTGCCGCCCCCGCCATAGCCAGAGAGGCGCTGCTCCACGCTCGCGCCATCAGGAACACAACACAGAGCAGGGTGGCTCGACGCACAGCTACCCGCCCCAGGAGACTCATGATGTGGCACGCTCATAATTCAGCATCGTCCGGGGGGAgaggtttgggggggggggtcggttGGTTGAATGGGTTGGTGGTCGAAAGTGGGAGGGTGAGGTataaagaggggagggaggagagggctggccCTACCCCGGATTAAGCAAGACTCTGGCTCTCTTTTCCATGGACACTACTGGAGGGGGGAGggcaactgctcttaaatgtttcagagacagagaaaaaataATAGAATAGGAGATGGAGATGATTGAAATAGGGTTGGAAATGCTAGACACCTACctcaagctttttttttttttacaggtcCTTACGAGATTGTTTGTCAATCACAGAGTGTTTA
The genomic region above belongs to Oncorhynchus masou masou isolate Uvic2021 chromosome 27, UVic_Omas_1.1, whole genome shotgun sequence and contains:
- the LOC135515700 gene encoding leucine-rich repeat-containing protein 4-like — protein: MSLLGRVAVRRATLLCVVFLMARAWSSASLAMAGAAAPGPQGCPPQCSCSSQLSKVVCTRRGLTRVPPGIPANTRHLNLMENAIGEVQADTFRHLHHLEVLQLGRNAIRQIEVGAFNGLTSLNTLELFDNRLTGVPSGAFEYLSKLRELWLRNNPIESIPSYAFNRVPSLMRLDLGELRKLDFISDGAFEGLHNLKYLNLGMCNIRGEMPNLSPLLGLEELEISENLFSEIKPGSFRGLRSLKKLWVMNSQIGVIERNAFDDLSSLVELNLAHNNLSALPHDLFSPLRYLVELHLHHNPWNCGCEALWLARWLREYIPTNSTCCGRCHAPAHMRGRQLVEVDRGETGVLQCSAPFIGDAPRDLNISAERVAELRCRTAPMSSVRWLLPNGTVLTHASAHQRIAVLNDGTLNFSNVLAADTGTYTCMVSNAAGNSNASAYLNVSAAELNTSNLSYFTTVTVEVPGPTTEMPKPTTSSPNTGRGAGGEAGGGAVGAGTTTTASPSLFQPVFISTPTVLLQNTEGQPGARPSAVPASKSATVKPPDTVPSLDEMMKTTKIIIGCFVAVTLLAAVMLIAFYKLRKRHQQRSTVAAARTVEIIQVDEEDLPPPASAANQIRDHTLPEIRDHTLPEIRDHNSIQKLDYISHKTDYGFPKPKADYKGDYTIHMPKPDYIIHKPKAEYTTYKPTVDYTTHKSTVEYSTHKSTPDFSLHRPKADYSPFRPEYSTHKQPKADYSPFKPDYSTHPRTPKADYSPFKPDYSSSTHPRTPKADYSPFKPDYGTHPKPKPDYSPFKPDYSTHPRPKPDYSPYKPDYSTQSKSKPEYITHKSKPDNSQYKPKSEHTPKAAPDYIVFKSGYNSPHKQDYGNQKPKMDSSPHKADHHKVDYRTLKPKYNTYKPAGHGAKWTENNVGNSLPRTLPSAITNLPEPFVIKTHTKEKVQETQI